A window from Festucalex cinctus isolate MCC-2025b chromosome 12, RoL_Fcin_1.0, whole genome shotgun sequence encodes these proteins:
- the ptgr2 gene encoding prostaglandin reductase 2 isoform X3, with protein MNEDSGVEYLTAWKLSESVDGGGVGAVQASRHHAYREGDVVTSFTWPWQTHAVVKGSILQKVNPSLVNGHLSYFLGAVGMTGLTALLGMREKGHVIRGANRTLVVSGAAGACGSVAGQIGRLDGCARVVGICGSQDKCKVLVEVLGFSGAIDYRRQDVVAGLRENCPDGIDVYFDNVGGDISDTVIGQMNEGGHVILCGQISQYNKDVPYPPPLSQETRDNLSRKNITRERFMVLDYVSQAQDALDELGRMVASGQVKVLETIQNGIENMGVAFCSMLKGGNLGKQIVKIFQ; from the exons ATGAACGAAGACAGCGGCGTGGAGTATCTGACGGCGTGGAAGCTATCGGAGAGCGTGGACGGCGGCGGAGTCGGCGCGGTGCAAGCCAGCCGCCACCACGCCTATCGAGAGGGAGACGTGGTCACGTCTTTCACTTGGCCCTGGCAGACGCACGCGGTGGTGAAAGGAAGCATCCTGCAGAAG GTGAATCCGTCGTTGGTCAATGGCCACCTTTCCTACTTCCTGGGCGCAGTGGGCATGACGGGCCTGACGGCGCTACTGGGCATGAGGGAGAAGGGTCACGTGATCAGGGGAGCCAATCGGACGCTGGTGGTCAGCGGCGCCGCCGGGGCTTGCGGCTCTGTGGCCGGACAGATTGGGCGATTGGACGGTTGCGCCAG GGTGGTCGGGATCTGCGGTTCCCAAGACAAGTGCAAAGTGCTGGTGGAAGTGTTGGGCTTTTCCGGGGCCATTGACTACCGGCGGCAGGACGTCGTCGCGGGGCTGCGAGAGAACTGCCCCGACGGAATTGACGTCTACTTCGACAACGTGGGAGGAGACATCAGCGACACCGTCATTGGGCAG ATGAACGAGGGCGGCCACGTGATCCTGTGCGGTCAGATCTCGCAGTACAACAAAGACGTGCCGTACCCGCCGCCCCTCAGCCAGGAAACGCGGGACAACCTGAGCAGGAAGAACATCACCAGAGAAAGGTTCATGGTGCTCGACTACGTGAGCCAAGCCCAAGACGCCCTCGACGAACTCGGCCGCATGGTCGCCTCCGGACAAGTCAAG gtgctAGAAACTATCCAGAACGGCATTGAAAATATGGGAG TTGCCTTCTGCTCCATGTTGAAAGGGGGAAACCTAGGCAAGCAAATTGTGAAGATCTTCCAATGA
- the ptgr2 gene encoding prostaglandin reductase 2 isoform X1 — MLQKMGPAMSNSSTRRHSRLTVIRAVDGCPSFKCQLRGTGEPQGSNGVPDPANFRLEEATLAPGLEEEEVLVRTLYLSVDPYMRCRMNEDSGVEYLTAWKLSESVDGGGVGAVQASRHHAYREGDVVTSFTWPWQTHAVVKGSILQKVNPSLVNGHLSYFLGAVGMTGLTALLGMREKGHVIRGANRTLVVSGAAGACGSVAGQIGRLDGCARVVGICGSQDKCKVLVEVLGFSGAIDYRRQDVVAGLRENCPDGIDVYFDNVGGDISDTVIGQMNEGGHVILCGQISQYNKDVPYPPPLSQETRDNLSRKNITRERFMVLDYVSQAQDALDELGRMVASGQVKVLETIQNGIENMGVAFCSMLKGGNLGKQIVKIFQ; from the exons ATGCTGCAAAAAATGGGACCTGCCATGTCAAATTCCTCCACAAGGcgtcactcacgtctcacagtTATCAGAGCCGTAGATGGATGTCCATCGTTCAAGTGTCAACTGCGTGGTACTGGTGAGCCTCAAG GGTCAAACGGAGTGCCAGATCCTGCAAACTTCCGCCTGGAGGAAGCAACTCTTGCACCTGGtttggaagaggaggaggtgctCGTTCGGACGCTTTACCTTTCTGTTGACCCTTACATG AGATGCAGGATGAACGAAGACAGCGGCGTGGAGTATCTGACGGCGTGGAAGCTATCGGAGAGCGTGGACGGCGGCGGAGTCGGCGCGGTGCAAGCCAGCCGCCACCACGCCTATCGAGAGGGAGACGTGGTCACGTCTTTCACTTGGCCCTGGCAGACGCACGCGGTGGTGAAAGGAAGCATCCTGCAGAAG GTGAATCCGTCGTTGGTCAATGGCCACCTTTCCTACTTCCTGGGCGCAGTGGGCATGACGGGCCTGACGGCGCTACTGGGCATGAGGGAGAAGGGTCACGTGATCAGGGGAGCCAATCGGACGCTGGTGGTCAGCGGCGCCGCCGGGGCTTGCGGCTCTGTGGCCGGACAGATTGGGCGATTGGACGGTTGCGCCAG GGTGGTCGGGATCTGCGGTTCCCAAGACAAGTGCAAAGTGCTGGTGGAAGTGTTGGGCTTTTCCGGGGCCATTGACTACCGGCGGCAGGACGTCGTCGCGGGGCTGCGAGAGAACTGCCCCGACGGAATTGACGTCTACTTCGACAACGTGGGAGGAGACATCAGCGACACCGTCATTGGGCAG ATGAACGAGGGCGGCCACGTGATCCTGTGCGGTCAGATCTCGCAGTACAACAAAGACGTGCCGTACCCGCCGCCCCTCAGCCAGGAAACGCGGGACAACCTGAGCAGGAAGAACATCACCAGAGAAAGGTTCATGGTGCTCGACTACGTGAGCCAAGCCCAAGACGCCCTCGACGAACTCGGCCGCATGGTCGCCTCCGGACAAGTCAAG gtgctAGAAACTATCCAGAACGGCATTGAAAATATGGGAG TTGCCTTCTGCTCCATGTTGAAAGGGGGAAACCTAGGCAAGCAAATTGTGAAGATCTTCCAATGA
- the ptgr2 gene encoding prostaglandin reductase 2 isoform X2: MLVKKVVLNSRPGSNGVPDPANFRLEEATLAPGLEEEEVLVRTLYLSVDPYMRCRMNEDSGVEYLTAWKLSESVDGGGVGAVQASRHHAYREGDVVTSFTWPWQTHAVVKGSILQKVNPSLVNGHLSYFLGAVGMTGLTALLGMREKGHVIRGANRTLVVSGAAGACGSVAGQIGRLDGCARVVGICGSQDKCKVLVEVLGFSGAIDYRRQDVVAGLRENCPDGIDVYFDNVGGDISDTVIGQMNEGGHVILCGQISQYNKDVPYPPPLSQETRDNLSRKNITRERFMVLDYVSQAQDALDELGRMVASGQVKVLETIQNGIENMGVAFCSMLKGGNLGKQIVKIFQ; this comes from the exons ATGCTGGTGAAGAAAGTAGTCCTCAACTCCAGACCAG GGTCAAACGGAGTGCCAGATCCTGCAAACTTCCGCCTGGAGGAAGCAACTCTTGCACCTGGtttggaagaggaggaggtgctCGTTCGGACGCTTTACCTTTCTGTTGACCCTTACATG AGATGCAGGATGAACGAAGACAGCGGCGTGGAGTATCTGACGGCGTGGAAGCTATCGGAGAGCGTGGACGGCGGCGGAGTCGGCGCGGTGCAAGCCAGCCGCCACCACGCCTATCGAGAGGGAGACGTGGTCACGTCTTTCACTTGGCCCTGGCAGACGCACGCGGTGGTGAAAGGAAGCATCCTGCAGAAG GTGAATCCGTCGTTGGTCAATGGCCACCTTTCCTACTTCCTGGGCGCAGTGGGCATGACGGGCCTGACGGCGCTACTGGGCATGAGGGAGAAGGGTCACGTGATCAGGGGAGCCAATCGGACGCTGGTGGTCAGCGGCGCCGCCGGGGCTTGCGGCTCTGTGGCCGGACAGATTGGGCGATTGGACGGTTGCGCCAG GGTGGTCGGGATCTGCGGTTCCCAAGACAAGTGCAAAGTGCTGGTGGAAGTGTTGGGCTTTTCCGGGGCCATTGACTACCGGCGGCAGGACGTCGTCGCGGGGCTGCGAGAGAACTGCCCCGACGGAATTGACGTCTACTTCGACAACGTGGGAGGAGACATCAGCGACACCGTCATTGGGCAG ATGAACGAGGGCGGCCACGTGATCCTGTGCGGTCAGATCTCGCAGTACAACAAAGACGTGCCGTACCCGCCGCCCCTCAGCCAGGAAACGCGGGACAACCTGAGCAGGAAGAACATCACCAGAGAAAGGTTCATGGTGCTCGACTACGTGAGCCAAGCCCAAGACGCCCTCGACGAACTCGGCCGCATGGTCGCCTCCGGACAAGTCAAG gtgctAGAAACTATCCAGAACGGCATTGAAAATATGGGAG TTGCCTTCTGCTCCATGTTGAAAGGGGGAAACCTAGGCAAGCAAATTGTGAAGATCTTCCAATGA